CAGCGCGCCCTCTACGCGCACGTAAAAGGCAGCGCCATGCAGCCCTACGTCGCAGACCCTGACAAGGGCTCGGTGCATAACTACGGCCTTGCGGTTGACTTGACCGTCATCGGCCCGGACTCAAGGGAAATAGACATGGGCACTGGCTTCGACGACTTTAGCCCTCTTTCCGAGCCGCAAAAGGAAGACGGCTTTCTAAAGAACGGCCGCCTAAGCGCCGCGCAGATCGCAAACAGAAAAATACTTAGAAACGCGATGACAAAGGCCGGCTTTATCCAGCAGCCCCTTGAGTGGTGGCACTACGACGCAATGCTGAAAAAAGACATCAAGAGCAGTTACGAGATATTCGAATAAGGCGCGAAAAATCCCCGTTGACAGCAGCCATTGATTGTCGGAAAATACATGGCGTAGCGCGGCCGCACCAACAACCAACACACGGAGGAACAAGATGCGTAAACACCTTATCGCAGCAGCCGTTACACTTGCAATAATCGCTACATCCGCCACAGCCCACGCAAAGGACGCCTTCCTCTCCATGGTACACACGAACGCGCTCGGAGAAGAGCACCCGTTCTCGCTCTTCTCAAAAGGCTCGTGGGCGCCAAACCCTGAGGCAAGATTTGTAAAGCTCCACATGTACTTCGATGAGGCGATAAAAGTCAAAGAGCTCGAGATAAAAAGCTGCGGCAAGCCAATAACCGGCTCCATCCCCGTGTTCTTCAACTTCAACGACTGGGTCGTGTTCCTCGACCCCGAATACGCCGAATCCAAGCCCTACCCGCGCTACACCGACACAAAAGACGACACGCTAACGCTCTCCGGGTTCGACGAGCCCATAGATGTGCGCTCAATCACCATAAACTTCGAAAATAACAAAGGCTTCAAGCTCTGCGGCCTGACAATCAAGGACGAGGCAGACAAACCGTATAAAATAAGAACTCCGGACATCGAGCGCGGCTCGGTGGTGGCTTCGAGCGTGCTTAGCCCCAGGGCCGCGTACACGCCGTACTTTCTATTCGATTCGCGCTTCGAGTACGCGTACGCAACCGACGGGGACACCAATCCGACACTTAGCTTCGGCTTTAACACGGAAAAAAGGATTGAAAAAATCCGCGTCTGGAACGGCTACCAGAGGTCGGCAACGCACTGCTACTCAAACGGCAGGGTGAAAAAAATCCGCATCACAGGCGACGGCAACTACCTCGCCATCGTAGATATAAAGGACGCAATGGGCTCACAAACGATAGAGCTGCCAAAGCCCTTTACAGGCAAAAGGCTCGTATTCGAGATAACCGATTCATATAAGGGCAAAAAATTCGAGGACCTTGTCCTAAGCGAACTAAGATTTTTCGACGGCAAGTCGTGGTTCCTTATAGACCCTGATAAGACCATGAGAGAGGCCATCAAGGCAAACCGGGACGCCTTCGAGAAGTCGGGCGCGCTGGCCATGCTAAACGACTCATTCACTGGGAGCATGGAGCTCGATAAGCCTCCCTATTGGATATCCTCGACCATAAGGCTTCGCGCCGACGGCAGCGCGTACATATCCGGCTCCTCCGGCAGCGCAAGCGAAGATGAAGAAGGCATGAGCTACCAAAGCTTTGTCATAGGCAACTACGAGGTGCTCGAGGCGTCGCCAAACGACCTGAGGCTTCGTATCGGCGGACTTTACTACGAGTACGAGGACGAAATAATCGGCGACTGTAACGGCTGCGGCAGGGACTGCAACTCAAGCGCGCCGCCCGACGGCTTTACCGAGTACAAGATATTCTCGACAACACTTTCGATAAAGGCCTCGAAGGAAAGCACCTTCGAGATAACGAATACCGGCAAGTCGGACAATTTGAAGTTCAAGAAGCTTACATTCTCGCGCGAGGACGACAGCGAATGACAAAAAAACAATACATTGCCGTACTGATAGCGGCCCTCGCGCTCATAACCGCGCATGCCGCCCTTGCAGGACCCGGCAAGGTAAAAATCAACATCGCATGGGAGTATAAGGACTTTCCGGCAGCTATCGAGCTCTATGAGCTAAAGGGCAAGGCAAAGCTCTGGGATACGAAAAGCGTCAAGAACGAAAGCGCACCGCTTGGCGCGCACATAGAAGGCTCGTCATTTACGCTAAAGCCCGGCGAGACAAAGCGCTTTGTGCTCGCTACAAAGAACACGACCCCAAACGACATCTACTTCTTCTCCGGCCCGCACACCGTAAACCCGGTCGAGCACTCTCTCGGGTTCAAGTTCAAGTGCCTTTGCGTAAACAATTCATTTCTTGCGAAGTCCGGGGAGACATGGTACAGAGTCGTTGAGTTCAAGCTATCAAAGGATTTTGTCGGCGAAGAGATCGCCATAACGCACACCATCATCGCCATAGACAAGGAACGGGCAAAGGCCTTTGGCGCCTCGCACGGCGGCGGAGAGCACGAGGGACACGATTAGGGGTTAGCGGGCGTGACGCCTGCAACCTGATGTAGAAGCAATCTCACAGGCCGTAAGGCCTACACCGGAATATAAAAGATTGTTACTTCGGAAATGCGCCGAATCGGAATTCGACGTTCTTCAAAAAAACCGGCCGCAACGAAGAAACACCGCCTGGCTTGCAATACGATAGGCACGCCGCAACAGGCTAACCATCAATGAAGAACCTCTCTACTGAAAGAATGGCCGATTAACGATAGAAAGGTGCGATCAATTGCGGTTTAACGGCTTTATCGAGCAGCGAAGCCAGATTGCCGCCGTCTAAATTCCGTTTTAGGAATTCGTCGGCCACCTCATCGGTAAAATCCGACTTTTTTGCATATCTGATTTCTTGCGACCTATCCTGCTCTTGCGGCTGAAAATCAAAAATCTGATTGCTCGAAATCCTCTCTACCAGCGATTCCTGCGCCGCCTCTACGGCTCTCATGGTGAACTCAAACGGGGTATCGCCCTTCAAGACAGGCAGTGCGTGATAAAGCACCGGCCCGCTATCGAGCCCTTTCGACAAAAGATGCACTGTTGCGCCGACGTATTCGGGTTTATTATCGTAAAGAGCCCAAAAGTTGCACGCACTGCCCCGGTAGTACGGAGACACACCCATATGAATATTGATGGCCTTCTTGCTTACCAGATAATCGATAAGCCACCCCTTGATGTAGCTGGCGCCGAACACCACATAGAGGTCCGAACATAATGCCTCCTTTAAATGCTCGTTGCCAAGCATGCTCAGATCGCCTTTTTTTATCGCCAGTGTCCTGACATTGGACTTCGAAAAGGAAATATTTCCGTATAACGCATTTTCGGCGGCGATTACTTTTTCGAAGTAGCGCCGCATGACATCCGTCTTCTTGTATGAATCTTCCACCTTCCCCGGAAAAACAGTACTGCACTCCAAAACGGCATACGTTGTGCTGGAAACGTCAGCAAGCCTGTTCACCAGGGCCAGATGTCTCG
Above is a genomic segment from Deltaproteobacteria bacterium containing:
- a CDS encoding M15 family metallopeptidase; the encoded protein is MGKRLFALTALCILTASLAAAATITESMRNLAQSKDFIEIQPGGQIAIDLRYASTNNFTKTNLYGEFNKAYLHKDAALKLLKASENLGASHPGHKLLILDALRPRSVQRALYAHVKGSAMQPYVADPDKGSVHNYGLAVDLTVIGPDSREIDMGTGFDDFSPLSEPQKEDGFLKNGRLSAAQIANRKILRNAMTKAGFIQQPLEWWHYDAMLKKDIKSSYEIFE
- a CDS encoding formyltransferase family protein, which codes for MKITVFTSNQPRHLALVNRLADVSSTTYAVLECSTVFPGKVEDSYKKTDVMRRYFEKVIAAENALYGNISFSKSNVRTLAIKKGDLSMLGNEHLKEALCSDLYVVFGASYIKGWLIDYLVSKKAINIHMGVSPYYRGSACNFWALYDNKPEYVGATVHLLSKGLDSGPVLYHALPVLKGDTPFEFTMRAVEAAQESLVERISSNQIFDFQPQEQDRSQEIRYAKKSDFTDEVADEFLKRNLDGGNLASLLDKAVKPQLIAPFYR